A window of the Parambassis ranga chromosome 17, fParRan2.1, whole genome shotgun sequence genome harbors these coding sequences:
- the kdsr gene encoding 3-dehydrosphinganine reductase isoform X2: MLLVVAALIVAFVLLLYMISLLISPKPLKLNGAHVVVTGGSSGIGKCIAIECYRQGAFITLVARDEDKLLQAKREVEKFAINDKQVVLCISVDVSSDYSHVESVIKQAQEKLGPVDMLVNCAGTSLSGKFEEVEVDRFKKLMEVNYLGSVYPTRAVITTMKERRMGRIMFVSSQAGQIGLFGYTAYSPSKFALRGLAESLQMEIKPYNIYVTVAYPPDTDTPGLTEENKTKPLETKLISETSGVCQPDQVAKIVVRDAVQGNFNSSVGPDGYMLSALTCGMSPVTSITEALQQIVTMGLFRTIALFYLGSFDSIVRRCMIQREQSKAANKRE; encoded by the exons ATGCTTCTTGTAGTCGCTGCCTTAATTGTGGCTTTCGTGTTGCTGTTATACATGATATCGCTTCTTATTAGCCCCAAGCCTCTGAAACTGAATGGGGCCCACGTCGTG gtgacTGGGGGCTCCAGTGGGATTGGGAAATGCATTGCGATTGAGTGCTACAGACAAGGAGCCTTCATCACTTTGGTGGCACGAGATGAG gATAAATTGCTCCAAGcaaagagagaggtggagaaatTTGCCATCAATGACAAGCAG GTGGTGCTCTGCATATCAGTGGATGTTTCCAGTGATTATAGTCACGTGGAAAGCGTGATAAAACAG GCTCAAGAGAAGCTCGGCCCTGTTGATATGCTTGTGAACTGTGCTGGGACATCCCTTTCTGGAAAGTTTGAGGAAGTGGAGGTGGACCGTTTTAAA aaattAATGGAAGTGAATTACCTGGGCAGCGTTTACCCGACTCGAGCCGTCATAACCACCATGAAGGAGCGAAGAATGGGCcgcatcatgtttgtgtcctccCAGGCAGGCCAGATTGGTTTGTTCGGATACACCGCCTACTCCCCATCCAAGTTTGCCCTGCGTGGATTAGCAGAGTCCCTGCAAATGGAG ATAAAGCCATACAACATCTATGTAACTGTGGCGTACCCTCCTGACACTGACACTCCAGGACTGACTGAGGAGAACAAGACAAAG CCTCTAGAGACCAAACTCATCTCTGAAACTTCTGGAGTGTGTCAACCAGACCAAGTGGCCAAAATTGTAGTTCGGGATGCAGTG CAGGGGAATTTCAACAGCTCTGTTGGTCCTGATGGTTACATGTTATCAGCCCTTACCTGTGGAATGTCACCTGTCACCTCCATCACAGAAGCTCTACAGCAG ATTGTCACCATGGGATTATTTCGGACCATTGCCCTTTTCTACCTGGGGAGTTTTGACAGCATTGTGCGTCGCTGCATGATACAGAGGGAGCAATCAAAGGCAGCTAACAAGAGGGAGTAA
- the kdsr gene encoding 3-dehydrosphinganine reductase isoform X1 translates to MSSGEGFSSTITDWLFVNSWWLLLPFIMLLVVAAFIVAFVLLLYMISPLISPKPLKLNGAHVVVTGGSSGIGKCIAIECYRQGAFITLVARDEDKLLQAKREVEKFAINDKQVVLCISVDVSSDYSHVESVIKQAQEKLGPVDMLVNCAGTSLSGKFEEVEVDRFKKLMEVNYLGSVYPTRAVITTMKERRMGRIMFVSSQAGQIGLFGYTAYSPSKFALRGLAESLQMEIKPYNIYVTVAYPPDTDTPGLTEENKTKPLETKLISETSGVCQPDQVAKIVVRDAVQGNFNSSVGPDGYMLSALTCGMSPVTSITEALQQIVTMGLFRTIALFYLGSFDSIVRRCMIQREQSKAANKRE, encoded by the exons ATGTCCTCTGGAGAAGGGTTCAGTTCAACGATCACAGATTGGCTGTTCGTCAATTCCTGGTGGCTCCTTCTACCATTCATCATGCTTCTTGTAGTCGCTGCCTTCATTGTGGCTTTCGTGTTGCTGTTATACATGATATCGCCTCTTATTAGCCCCAAGCCTCTGAAACTGAACGGGGCCCACGTCGTG gtgacTGGGGGCTCCAGTGGGATTGGGAAATGCATTGCGATTGAGTGCTACAGACAAGGAGCCTTCATCACTTTGGTGGCACGAGATGAG gATAAATTGCTCCAAGcaaagagagaggtggagaaatTTGCCATCAATGACAAGCAG GTGGTGCTCTGCATATCAGTGGATGTTTCCAGTGATTATAGTCACGTGGAAAGCGTGATAAAACAG GCTCAAGAGAAGCTCGGCCCTGTTGATATGCTTGTGAACTGTGCTGGGACATCCCTTTCTGGAAAGTTTGAGGAAGTGGAGGTGGACCGTTTTAAA aaattAATGGAAGTGAATTACCTGGGCAGCGTTTACCCGACTCGAGCCGTCATAACCACCATGAAGGAGCGAAGAATGGGCcgcatcatgtttgtgtcctccCAGGCAGGCCAGATTGGTTTGTTCGGATACACCGCCTACTCCCCATCCAAGTTTGCCCTGCGTGGATTAGCAGAGTCCCTGCAAATGGAG ATAAAGCCATACAACATCTATGTAACTGTGGCGTACCCTCCTGACACTGACACTCCAGGACTGACTGAGGAGAACAAGACAAAG CCTCTAGAGACCAAACTCATCTCTGAAACTTCTGGAGTGTGTCAACCAGACCAAGTGGCCAAAATTGTAGTTCGGGATGCAGTG CAGGGGAATTTCAACAGCTCTGTTGGTCCTGATGGTTACATGTTATCAGCCCTTACCTGTGGAATGTCACCTGTCACCTCCATCACAGAAGCTCTACAGCAG ATTGTCACCATGGGATTATTTCGGACCATTGCCCTTTTCTACCTGGGGAGTTTTGACAGCATTGTGCGTCGCTGCATGATACAGAGGGAGCAATCAAAGGCAGCTAACAAGAGGGAGTAA
- the vps4b gene encoding vacuolar protein sorting-associated protein 4B isoform X2: MATNNNLQKAIDLASKAAQEDKAQNYEEALRLYQAAVQYFLHVVKYEAQGDKAKQSIRAKCAEYLDRAEKLKEYLKKKEKAPAKPVKESQSQSDDKGNESDEGEDPEKKKFQNQLSGAIVMEKPNIKWTDVAGLEGAKEALKEAVILPIKFPHLFTGKRTPWRGILLFGPPGTGKSYLAKAVATEANNSVFFSISSSDLVSKWLGESEKLVKNLFSLARENKPSIIFIDEIDSLCGSRSENESEAARRIKTEFLVQMQGVGNDNEGVLVLGATNIPWTLDSAIRRRFEKRIYIPLPEDHARSHMFKLHLGSTPNSLSETDFVTLGKKTDGYSGADISIIVRDALMQPVRKVQSATHFKRVRGPSRTDPNIVVDDLLTPCSPGDPNAIEMTWMDVSGEKLLEPIVCMADMLRSLSNTKPTVNEQDLEKLRKFTEDFGQEG, encoded by the exons ATGGCTACCAACAACAATTTACAG AAAGCAATTGATCTTGCCAGCAAGGCTGCTCAGGAGGATAAAGCCCAGAACTATGAGGAGGCTCTGCGCCTTTACCAGGCTGCTGTTCAGTATTTCCTTCATGTGGTCAAAT ATGAAGCCCAGGGTGACAAAGCTAAACAGAGCATCAGGGCAAAATGTGCTGAATACTTGGACAGAGCTGAGAAGCTAAAGGAGTAcctgaagaagaaagagaaagctcCTGCCAAGCCGGTCAAAgagtcacagtcacagtcagaTGACAAAGG GAATGAAAGTGATGAGGGCGAGGATCCAGAGAAAAAGAAGTTTCAAAATCAACTCTCAG gtGCAATTGTTATGGAGAAACCAAATATCAAATGGACTGATGTTGCTGGTTTAGAGGGAGCCAAGGAGGCGCTGAAAGAAGCTGTTATTCTTCCCATCAAATTCCCCCACCTTTTCACAG GAAAGAGAACTCCATGGAGGGGGATTTTGCTCTTTGGGCCTCCAGGAACAGGAAAGTCTTACCTGGCTAAAGCCGTTGCTACAGAGGCAAACAACTCGGTCTTCTTCTCTATCTCCTCATCTGACCTCGTCTCTAAATGGCTGGGAGAAAGTGAAAA GTTGGTAAAGAATCTTTTTAGCCTTGCAAGGGAGAACAAGCCTTCCATTATTTTCATTGATGAGATTGACTCCCTTTGTGGCTCAAGAAGTGAGAATGAGAGTGAAGCTGCTCGTCGTATTAAGACGGAGTTCCTGGTCCAAATGCAGG GTGTGGGAAATGACAATGAGGGAGTGTTGGTCCTTGGAGCAACGAACATCCCATGGACTTTAGACTCTGCCATCAGAAGAAG ATTTGAGAAGAGAATCTACATCCCGTTGCCTGAAGATCATGCACGCTCCCACATGTTCAAGCTCCATCTGGGCTCCACTCCCAACAGTCTCAGCGAAACTGATTTTGTTACTCTGGGCAAGAAGACAGACGGATACTCGGGAGCAGATATCAGCATTATTGTCAGAGACGCTCTAATGCAGCCTGTTCGAAAGGTCCAGTCAGCAACCCACTTCAAACGG GTACGGGGACCATCAAGAACTGACCCCAACATCGTTGTAGATGACCTGCTCACTCCTTGCTCACCTGGCGATCCCAACGCAATTGAAATGACATGGATGGACGTCTCTGGGGAGAAGCTGTTGGAACCTATAGTATGCATG GCCGACATGCTGAGGTCTCTGTCCAACACAAAGCCAACAGTTAACGAACAAGATCTGGAAAAACTGAGAAAATTCACAGAGGACTTCGGACAGGAAGGCTAG
- the vps4b gene encoding vacuolar protein sorting-associated protein 4B isoform X1 translates to MEPTNLQKAIAVAQKASEEDQAGNYEEAIRSYQHAVKYFLHILKREPQGKDGNQKIRDRCKQYLDRVEELQEYLENKEKAIDLASKAAQEDKAQNYEEALRLYQAAVQYFLHVVKYEAQGDKAKQSIRAKCAEYLDRAEKLKEYLKKKEKAPAKPVKESQSQSDDKGNESDEGEDPEKKKFQNQLSGAIVMEKPNIKWTDVAGLEGAKEALKEAVILPIKFPHLFTGKRTPWRGILLFGPPGTGKSYLAKAVATEANNSVFFSISSSDLVSKWLGESEKLVKNLFSLARENKPSIIFIDEIDSLCGSRSENESEAARRIKTEFLVQMQGVGNDNEGVLVLGATNIPWTLDSAIRRRFEKRIYIPLPEDHARSHMFKLHLGSTPNSLSETDFVTLGKKTDGYSGADISIIVRDALMQPVRKVQSATHFKRVRGPSRTDPNIVVDDLLTPCSPGDPNAIEMTWMDVSGEKLLEPIVCMADMLRSLSNTKPTVNEQDLEKLRKFTEDFGQEG, encoded by the exons AAAGCTATTGCTGTGGCTCAGAAGGCCTCAGAGGAGGACCAGGCTGGAAACTATGAAGAAGCCATTCGCTCCTATCAGCATGCCGTCAAGTATTTTCTGCACATTTTGAAAC GTGAACCTCAGGGAAAGGATGGCAACCAGAAGATTAGAGATAGATGCAAACAGTACCTGGACAGAGTGGAAGAACTGCAGGAGTACCTAGAAAACAAAGAG AAAGCAATTGATCTTGCCAGCAAGGCTGCTCAGGAGGATAAAGCCCAGAACTATGAGGAGGCTCTGCGCCTTTACCAGGCTGCTGTTCAGTATTTCCTTCATGTGGTCAAAT ATGAAGCCCAGGGTGACAAAGCTAAACAGAGCATCAGGGCAAAATGTGCTGAATACTTGGACAGAGCTGAGAAGCTAAAGGAGTAcctgaagaagaaagagaaagctcCTGCCAAGCCGGTCAAAgagtcacagtcacagtcagaTGACAAAGG GAATGAAAGTGATGAGGGCGAGGATCCAGAGAAAAAGAAGTTTCAAAATCAACTCTCAG gtGCAATTGTTATGGAGAAACCAAATATCAAATGGACTGATGTTGCTGGTTTAGAGGGAGCCAAGGAGGCGCTGAAAGAAGCTGTTATTCTTCCCATCAAATTCCCCCACCTTTTCACAG GAAAGAGAACTCCATGGAGGGGGATTTTGCTCTTTGGGCCTCCAGGAACAGGAAAGTCTTACCTGGCTAAAGCCGTTGCTACAGAGGCAAACAACTCGGTCTTCTTCTCTATCTCCTCATCTGACCTCGTCTCTAAATGGCTGGGAGAAAGTGAAAA GTTGGTAAAGAATCTTTTTAGCCTTGCAAGGGAGAACAAGCCTTCCATTATTTTCATTGATGAGATTGACTCCCTTTGTGGCTCAAGAAGTGAGAATGAGAGTGAAGCTGCTCGTCGTATTAAGACGGAGTTCCTGGTCCAAATGCAGG GTGTGGGAAATGACAATGAGGGAGTGTTGGTCCTTGGAGCAACGAACATCCCATGGACTTTAGACTCTGCCATCAGAAGAAG ATTTGAGAAGAGAATCTACATCCCGTTGCCTGAAGATCATGCACGCTCCCACATGTTCAAGCTCCATCTGGGCTCCACTCCCAACAGTCTCAGCGAAACTGATTTTGTTACTCTGGGCAAGAAGACAGACGGATACTCGGGAGCAGATATCAGCATTATTGTCAGAGACGCTCTAATGCAGCCTGTTCGAAAGGTCCAGTCAGCAACCCACTTCAAACGG GTACGGGGACCATCAAGAACTGACCCCAACATCGTTGTAGATGACCTGCTCACTCCTTGCTCACCTGGCGATCCCAACGCAATTGAAATGACATGGATGGACGTCTCTGGGGAGAAGCTGTTGGAACCTATAGTATGCATG GCCGACATGCTGAGGTCTCTGTCCAACACAAAGCCAACAGTTAACGAACAAGATCTGGAAAAACTGAGAAAATTCACAGAGGACTTCGGACAGGAAGGCTAG